Proteins encoded by one window of Candidatus Brocadia sp.:
- a CDS encoding hemerythrin, which produces MTNNSPIQMLEDEHLIIAKVIGAVSVLADRLEAGQVVDVKTLQGVIEFMHTFADVCHHGKEEELLFPALANKGIPMQGCPVGALTAEHTRGRALVKELADSADAYHGGDPAARKAVVKSLREIAALYPNHIWKEDYLLFPLTNKVLSLEEQQALYRQFEQVGERVGRDVHHHLEQFAEGLSEGTQVC; this is translated from the coding sequence ATGACGAACAACAGCCCCATCCAAATGCTTGAGGATGAACATCTCATTATTGCCAAAGTGATCGGCGCAGTTTCAGTGCTGGCAGACCGGCTGGAGGCTGGCCAGGTAGTGGATGTGAAAACGCTTCAGGGGGTTATTGAATTCATGCACACCTTCGCCGATGTGTGTCATCACGGCAAAGAAGAGGAGTTGCTATTCCCAGCTTTGGCTAATAAGGGCATCCCAATGCAAGGTTGCCCGGTGGGAGCGCTGACGGCCGAACACACGCGAGGCCGGGCGCTCGTCAAAGAGTTGGCCGATTCTGCAGATGCCTATCACGGCGGTGATCCCGCTGCCAGAAAGGCGGTTGTGAAGAGCTTGAGAGAGATTGCCGCTCTATATCCCAACCACATTTGGAAAGAAGACTACCTACTGTTCCCACTAACCAACAAGGTCCTAAGTCTGGAGGAGCAGCAAGCCTTGTATCGGCAATTCGAACAGGTGGGGGAGCGGGTGGGCCGGGATGTGCATCACCACCTGGAACAGTTCGCCGAAGGACTTTCCGAAGGTACTCAAGTTTGTTAA
- a CDS encoding hemerythrin domain-containing protein, which yields MIKMTKLDPIAEFREDHRKVRDGLLELIKALQLKDVAKARKILGNINVLVGPHFRYEEETLYPALRVLLGEHVDQLLEEHDGVIATARSCANLLKKDNLTDEEAKQAANAARTLLIHVSNCDGLSILSERLSNKEIDNLSEKLAVSREAGVPLLDWAETIRGK from the coding sequence ATGATCAAAATGACAAAATTAGATCCCATTGCCGAATTCAGAGAGGACCACAGGAAGGTAAGGGACGGGTTGCTTGAATTAATAAAGGCTTTACAATTAAAAGATGTTGCTAAGGCAAGAAAAATACTTGGCAATATAAACGTGCTTGTCGGCCCACATTTTCGATATGAAGAAGAGACCCTTTATCCCGCGCTTCGCGTATTGCTGGGTGAGCATGTCGACCAGTTACTCGAGGAACATGACGGGGTAATAGCTACTGCCCGTTCTTGTGCCAATCTATTAAAGAAGGACAATCTAACAGATGAAGAGGCAAAGCAGGCTGCCAATGCAGCAAGAACGCTCTTAATCCACGTATCAAACTGTGACGGTTTATCCATACTTTCCGAACGATTGAGTAACAAGGAAATTGATAATCTAAGCGAGAAACTTGCTGTCTCAAGAGAGGCAGGCGTGCCATTGCTAGATTGGGCAGAAACTATAAGAGGTAAATGA
- a CDS encoding DUF488 family protein translates to MFQIKRVYEKPSKNDGTRVLIDRLWPRGLKKEEAKIDHWMKEIAPSDTLRKWFAHKEERWQEFKSRYLKELKEKNEILEQLIDLGKNKKVTLLYAAKDEERNNAQVLLEALKNK, encoded by the coding sequence ATGTTTCAAATAAAACGGGTTTATGAAAAACCATCTAAAAATGATGGCACACGAGTTTTGATTGATCGCCTATGGCCACGGGGTCTCAAAAAAGAAGAGGCTAAAATCGACCATTGGATGAAAGAGATCGCCCCCAGCGACACGCTCCGAAAGTGGTTTGCTCATAAAGAAGAACGCTGGCAGGAGTTTAAAAGCCGATATCTTAAAGAATTAAAAGAGAAAAATGAAATACTGGAACAATTAATAGATTTGGGAAAAAACAAAAAAGTTACTCTCTTATATGCCGCCAAAGATGAAGAAAGGAATAATGCACAAGTGCTTTTGGAGGCATTGAAAAACAAATGA
- a CDS encoding phosphatase produces MKDRIKINDRITSASQPSKEEIEKLPQQGFKSVINLRASGEEDQPLSPEDEEVLVRKYGMQYLHMPVSMKEGIKPELVDQFRKEIELLPTPVFVHCHTGKRAGAFTMMHVALKEGSTGEEALQKAMAIGFACDMPQLKDFFINYINQHR; encoded by the coding sequence ATGAAAGATCGAATTAAGATTAATGACAGGATCACATCGGCAAGTCAGCCGTCCAAAGAAGAAATTGAAAAACTACCGCAACAGGGATTTAAGTCGGTTATCAATCTTCGTGCTTCAGGGGAAGAAGATCAGCCTCTTTCGCCAGAAGACGAAGAAGTTCTCGTGCGAAAATACGGGATGCAATATTTACATATGCCCGTTTCGATGAAAGAAGGAATAAAACCAGAGTTGGTCGACCAATTTCGGAAAGAAATAGAACTTCTGCCAACGCCGGTATTCGTTCACTGCCACACGGGAAAACGTGCAGGAGCGTTTACCATGATGCATGTGGCGCTAAAGGAGGGGTCGACGGGTGAAGAAGCACTTCAGAAGGCTATGGCAATAGGATTTGCATGTGATATGCCGCAATTGAAAGATTTTTTTATAAACTATATTAACCAACATAGATAA